The Muntiacus reevesi chromosome 7, mMunRee1.1, whole genome shotgun sequence genome includes a region encoding these proteins:
- the LCTL gene encoding lactase-like protein — MKPVRVVTLCWVLLLASRLGATRKESPEEASFYYGNFPLGFSWGVGSSAFQTEGAWDQHGKGPSIWDTFTHSRKGTVLGDETADVACNSYYKVQEDVALLRELHVSHYRFSLSWPRLLPTGVRADGVNRKGIQFYSDFIDALLKSNITPIVTLHHWDLPQLLQAKCGGWQNVSMANYFSDYANLCFEAFGDRVKHWVTFSDPRTMAEKGYETGHHAPGLKLQGTGLYKAAHHVIKAHARVWHAYNDTWRRQQQGLVGISLNCDWGEPVDLSNPKDVEAAERYLQFCLGWFANPIYAGDYPQVMKDHIGRKSAEQGLEMSRLPVFSLQEKSYIKGTSDFLGLGHFTTRYITERNYPSGQGPSYQNDRDLVELVDPNWPDLGSKWLYSVPWGFRRLLNFAQTQYGNPLIYVTENGASQKLHCTQLCDEWRIQYLKGYTNEMLKAIKDGANVKGYTSWSLLDKFEWERGYSDRYGFYYIDFNKKNRPRYPKASVEYYKRIITANGFPNPREVESWYFKALEICSINNQMLAAEPLLSYMQIVTEIVVPTVCTLCILIAAVLLMLLLRSLS, encoded by the exons ATGAAGCCAGTGCGCGTTGTTACTCTTTGCTGGGTGCTACTGCTGGCGTCCAGGCTGGGGGCCACCAGGAAGGAATCCCCAGAAGAGGCCTCCTTCTACTATGGAAACTTCCCACTTG GCTTCTCCTGGGGCGTGGGCAGTTCTGCCTTCCAGACTGAGGGCGCCTGGGACCAACATGGGAAAGGGCCCAGCATCTGGGATACCTTCACGCACAGCAGGAAGGGGACCGTCCTTGGGGACGAGACAGCAGACGTGGCCTGCAACAGCTACTACAAGGTCCAA GAGGACGTTGCTCTGCTGAGAGAGCTGCATGTCAGTCACTACCGGTTCTCCCTCTCCTGGCCCCGGCTCCTGCCCACGGGTGTCCGAG CTGATGGGGTGAACAGGAAGGGAATCCAATTCTACAGTGACTTCATCGATGCCCTTCTGAAGAGCAACATAACCCCCATCGTGACCCTGCACCACTGGGATCTCCCACAG CTGCTCCAGGCCAAGTGCGGTGGGTGGCAGAACGTGAGCATGGCCAACTACTTCAGTGATTATGCCAACCTGTGCTTTGAGGCTTTTGGGGACCGTGTGAAACACTGGGTTACTTTCAGTGATCCTCGG ACAATGGCAGAAAAGGGCTACGAGACGGGCCACCACGCACCTGGCCTGAAGCTCCAGGGCACGGGCCTGTACAAGGCGGCACATCATGTCATTAAG GCCCACGCCCGAGTCTGGCACGCCTACAACGACACGTGGCGCAGGCAGCAGCAAG gTCTGGTGGGGATCTCATTAAACTGCGACTGGGGGGAGCCTGTGGACCTTAGTAACCCCAAGGACGTAGAGGCTGCCGAGAGGTACCTACAGTTCTGCCTGGGCTGGTTTGCCAACCCCATCTACGCCGGTGACTACCCCCAAGTCATGAAGGACCACATTG gaagaaagagtGCAGAGCAAGGCCTGGAAATGTCGAGATTGCCAGTGTTCTCACTCCAGGAGAAGAGCTACATTAAAGGCACATCTGACTTCTTGGGCTTAGGTCATTTTACGACTCGGTACATCACGGAAAGGAACTATCCCTCTGGCCAGGGTCCCAGCTACCAGAATGATCGTGACTTAGTAGAACTGGTTGACCCAAACTGGCCTGATCTGGGATCTAAATGGCTATATTCTGTGCCATGGGGATTTCGGAGGCTTCTCAACTTTGCTCAG ACTCAATACGGCAATCCACTCATATATGTGACAGAAAATGGAGCGTCTCAAAAATTACACTGTACCCAACTGTGTGATGAGTGGAGAATTCAATATCTTAAAGGATACACAAATGAAATGCTAAAAG CTATCAAAGATGGTGCTAATGTAAAAGGGTATACTTCCTGGTCTCTGTTGGATAAGTTTGAATGGGAGAGAGGATACTCAGATAGATATGGATTCTACTATATTGATTTCAACAAGAAAAATAGGCCGCGCTATCCAAAGGCTTCAGTTGAATATTACAAGAGGATTATCACTGCCAATGGGTTTCCCAATCCGAGAGAG GTGGAAAGTTGGTACTTCAAAGCCTTGGAAATTTGCTCTATCAACAACCAGATGCTTGCTGCAG AGCCTTTGCTAAGTTACATGCAGATCGTGACAGAGATCGTGGTACCGACAGTTTGCACCCTCTGTATACTAATTGCTGCAGTTCTCCTGATGCTTCTCCTGCGGAGTCTGAGCTGA